A genomic region of Denticeps clupeoides chromosome 17, fDenClu1.1, whole genome shotgun sequence contains the following coding sequences:
- the urahb gene encoding 5-hydroxyisourate hydrolase b, with protein sequence MQTAEDCSPLTTHVLNTGDGVPAARMAVSLHRLDPQMILWSLVSVGTTDVDGRCPGLVTKEAFTPGMYKIRFETGQYWESLGQCCLHPYVEVVFTVVNPDQKLHLPLLFSRFSYSTHSAS encoded by the exons ATGCAGACAGCTGAGGACTGCAGTCCACTCACCACCCACGTCCTCAACACAGGTGACGGGGTCCCAGCCGCCCGCATGGCCGTCAGCCTCCATCGCCTGGATCCCCAGATGATCCTCTGGAGCCTCGTCAGTGTGGG AACGACAGATGTAGATGGTCGATGTCCAGGACTCGTCACCAAAGAGGCCTTCACCCCTGGGATGTACAAGATTCGCTTTGAGACTGGCCAGTACTGGGAGAGCCTGGGTCAGTGCTGCCTCCATCCTTATGTTGAG GTGGTTTTCACTGTTGTGAACCCTGACCAGAAGCTCCACCTGCCTCTGCTGTTCAGCCGCTTCTCCTACAGCACCCACAGTGCCAGCTAG